The Erythrobacter insulae genome window below encodes:
- the rsmG gene encoding 16S rRNA (guanine(527)-N(7))-methyltransferase RsmG, translating to MTALIETEEQARDYVRRMVDQAAYDRLVRFSELLLAENQRQNLISKPSEAQIWQRHFADSAQLLEHVSRETLGKGSDPWLDLGTGAGPPGLIIAVLMPDMPMKLVESRARRVEFLQACVDDLGLENCEVLGDRLERIAPFPASVISARAFAPLDKLLHLSAPFSTKATRYLLPKGRSAAHELNQQKSSIRKMFHVEQSLTDRDAGIIVSA from the coding sequence ATGACCGCATTGATTGAGACCGAGGAACAGGCCCGCGATTATGTCCGGCGGATGGTTGATCAGGCTGCTTATGACCGCCTTGTACGGTTTTCAGAACTGCTGCTCGCTGAGAACCAGCGTCAAAATCTGATCAGCAAGCCATCCGAAGCGCAAATTTGGCAGCGTCATTTTGCCGATAGCGCCCAGCTATTAGAGCATGTTTCACGTGAAACACTTGGCAAAGGGTCAGATCCATGGCTCGATCTCGGCACGGGTGCCGGCCCACCTGGCCTCATAATCGCGGTACTCATGCCCGACATGCCCATGAAACTGGTGGAGTCGCGCGCGCGCCGCGTGGAATTCCTTCAGGCCTGCGTTGATGATTTGGGCTTGGAAAACTGCGAAGTCCTTGGCGATCGGTTGGAGCGTATTGCGCCGTTCCCTGCCAGTGTCATTTCGGCACGCGCATTCGCTCCGTTGGACAAGCTTCTGCACTTATCCGCACCCTTCTCCACAAAGGCAACGCGCTACCTCTTGCCCAAAGGCCGGTCAGCGGCGCACGAATTGAATCAGCAAAAAAGTTCGATTCGAAAGATGTTCCACGTGGAACAATCGTTGACCGATCGCGACGCAGGCATCATCGTAAGCGCCTGA
- a CDS encoding ParA family protein translates to MLTIAIANQKGGVGKTTTAINMATAMAATGWRTMLIDLDPQGNASTGMGVSSASRGLSSYDLLVDETPLADTLVGTTIPGLDLVPATQDLSGAEVELVSVEERTARLRRALENHTGHDVCFIDCPPSLGLLTLNALCAADTLLVPLQCEFFALEGLSQLLQTVEQVQQRFNPSLDIIGVALTMYDRRNRLTDQVSDDVRDCLGNLVFETVIPRNVRLSEAPSHGLPALVYDHSCTGSRAYIALARELIGRFPPERKAA, encoded by the coding sequence ATGCTGACAATAGCAATTGCGAACCAAAAGGGCGGGGTGGGCAAAACCACCACTGCCATCAACATGGCTACCGCGATGGCTGCGACCGGATGGCGCACCATGCTTATCGATCTCGACCCGCAAGGCAATGCATCCACCGGTATGGGGGTCAGTTCAGCATCACGTGGGCTTTCGAGCTACGACCTGCTTGTCGATGAGACGCCGCTGGCCGATACTCTTGTCGGTACTACTATCCCCGGGTTGGACCTGGTCCCGGCCACACAGGATCTGAGCGGTGCGGAGGTCGAGCTGGTTTCTGTTGAAGAACGCACCGCGCGTTTGCGGCGTGCTTTGGAAAATCACACGGGCCACGATGTCTGCTTCATTGATTGCCCGCCATCGCTTGGGCTTTTGACGCTAAACGCGCTTTGCGCGGCTGATACCCTGCTGGTGCCGCTCCAATGCGAATTTTTCGCCTTGGAGGGGCTTAGCCAGTTGCTCCAAACGGTGGAACAGGTCCAGCAGCGCTTCAATCCTTCACTCGATATCATCGGTGTTGCGCTGACCATGTATGATCGCCGCAACCGTTTGACTGATCAGGTATCCGACGATGTCCGCGATTGCCTTGGCAATCTGGTGTTCGAAACCGTGATACCGCGCAATGTGCGCCTATCCGAAGCACCAAGTCACGGTTTACCAGCGCTCGTCTATGATCATTCCTGCACCGGTAGCCGGGCCTATATCGCTTTGGCCCGTGAATTGATCGGTCGCTTTCCGCCCGAAAGGAAAGCGGCATGA
- a CDS encoding ParB/RepB/Spo0J family partition protein, translating into MSKSSERIRFSVPQRSQADKKKKLGKGLGALLGETKREEPLVRNEVTGEPVGQGFASDSALQALPIASIKPLPGNPRKHFDQDALEELAASIAKRGVIQPIIVRPRGSGKYELVAGERRWRAAQKARLHEIPALVRELDDREVMALALIENLQREDLNPVEEARAYQRLADDEGMTQAEIARMVEKSRSHVANTQRLLNLPENVLDLVEGGKLSMGHARALIGHDDASTLAAKAVNDNLSVRQIEKLVRQMAQKASPNGAGAVPTPQGDPAANADIVAVQNHLEEFLGMPVRIQSDADPRTGSISIRYASLDQLDLVCQRLTGGEF; encoded by the coding sequence ATGAGCAAGAGCAGCGAACGAATCCGTTTTTCCGTCCCTCAGCGCAGCCAGGCGGATAAGAAGAAGAAACTTGGCAAGGGCCTTGGCGCATTATTGGGTGAGACCAAGCGCGAAGAGCCACTTGTGCGTAATGAGGTAACCGGGGAGCCGGTTGGCCAAGGTTTTGCGTCGGATTCGGCCCTTCAGGCGTTGCCAATAGCGTCGATTAAGCCGCTGCCGGGAAACCCGCGCAAACATTTCGATCAGGATGCTTTGGAAGAACTCGCCGCATCAATCGCGAAACGAGGGGTGATTCAGCCCATTATCGTGCGCCCGCGCGGGTCGGGGAAATATGAACTGGTTGCCGGTGAGCGGCGTTGGCGCGCTGCTCAAAAGGCCCGCCTGCACGAAATTCCCGCTTTGGTTCGGGAACTTGATGATCGCGAAGTGATGGCTCTGGCCCTTATTGAGAACCTTCAACGTGAAGACCTGAATCCGGTCGAGGAAGCGCGCGCTTATCAAAGGCTTGCCGATGATGAGGGCATGACGCAGGCTGAAATTGCCCGAATGGTCGAAAAATCACGCAGCCATGTCGCCAATACACAGCGTTTGCTCAATTTACCGGAAAATGTGCTTGATCTTGTCGAGGGCGGTAAGCTCTCCATGGGCCATGCCCGCGCATTGATCGGACATGACGATGCATCAACGCTCGCGGCAAAGGCTGTGAACGACAATCTTTCCGTTCGCCAGATTGAAAAGCTGGTCCGTCAAATGGCTCAGAAAGCCAGCCCAAATGGGGCAGGTGCGGTGCCCACTCCGCAAGGCGATCCGGCTGCGAACGCCGATATCGTGGCGGTCCAAAACCATCTGGAGGAGTTTTTGGGAATGCCGGTGCGGATTCAATCCGATGCGGACCCAAGAACCGGCTCTATTTCCATTCGGTATGCGTCGCTGGATCAACTTGATCTGGTTTGCCAACGTCTGACCGGCGGTGAGTTCTAG
- a CDS encoding GAF domain-containing protein, translating into MYDFKPDDSLETGERYRQLCDAADALTSDEPDAVANMANVAALMWEFLPDLNWAGFYRVGAGKTGQDELILGPFVGRPACIRIPMDKGVCGAAASSGKVQRVDDVHAFPGHIACDAASRSELVVPVLRDGRTIAVIDLDSPEPGRFTAEDAIGLEKLASLLSGRV; encoded by the coding sequence ATGTACGATTTCAAACCCGATGACAGCCTTGAGACAGGCGAAAGATACCGGCAATTGTGCGATGCCGCAGACGCACTGACCAGCGATGAACCCGATGCTGTGGCCAATATGGCCAATGTCGCGGCGCTGATGTGGGAATTCCTGCCCGATTTGAACTGGGCAGGTTTCTACCGTGTCGGTGCGGGCAAAACGGGGCAGGATGAATTGATCCTCGGCCCGTTTGTCGGGCGTCCGGCCTGTATCCGCATCCCCATGGATAAAGGCGTATGCGGTGCCGCCGCATCATCTGGCAAGGTCCAGCGGGTCGATGATGTCCATGCATTTCCCGGGCATATTGCCTGCGATGCGGCCAGCCGATCCGAATTGGTTGTGCCGGTATTACGCGATGGCAGGACTATCGCTGTGATCGATCTCGACAGCCCGGAACCGGGCCGATTTACAGCGGAAGACGCAATTGGACTGGAAAAACTGGCTAGTCTGCTCAGCGGCCGGGTCTGA
- a CDS encoding PQQ-dependent sugar dehydrogenase, with protein sequence MAILRKLAIALLVLTLIIGVALFFLTRGDTAEMSVDEVAGTEPILAEPQAEDFPTVQIAKPVGWADGELPEPGEGLSVNRFAEGLEHPRVLYALPNGDVLVTLTRAPKTEGDGEGGIMATLRGWVASYLFSEAGASGESPNQIVLLRDEDGDGAAEKQVVIREEGLDSPSGMSWRDGTLYVANHNAVLAFDYELGSETVSGKGLKLMDLPAGGGHWMRNMEIHPEKNVLYVAVGSVSNIGESGMAVEEGRAMIWEYDLESGSPRQFAVGLRNPNGLDFSPWSGELWTTVNERDMLGSDLVPDYLTNVPIGAQYGWPWLYYKENIDRRVKTPMPAYLMEYTRNPEFALGPHVAALGLVFTKEGHRMGNKMASGAFIARHGSWNRKPPSGYDVVYVEFDALGNPIGKPVTVLGGFLNDDGTTKGRPTWVEWASDGSLLVSDDTAGIIWRAVAPDADAGEGIVQISGKSLPPQRELRDPRASFEEDYLRRQAGQAIE encoded by the coding sequence ATGGCTATTCTTCGCAAACTCGCAATCGCGCTTCTCGTCCTGACCTTGATCATCGGCGTGGCTCTGTTCTTTCTCACCCGCGGCGACACCGCCGAAATGTCCGTAGACGAAGTTGCCGGAACCGAGCCAATTCTCGCAGAACCTCAGGCTGAAGATTTTCCGACTGTACAGATTGCCAAACCGGTGGGCTGGGCCGACGGCGAATTGCCTGAACCCGGCGAAGGGCTGTCCGTCAATCGGTTTGCCGAGGGGCTTGAGCACCCGCGCGTTCTGTATGCGCTGCCCAATGGCGATGTCCTTGTTACGCTGACCCGCGCGCCGAAAACCGAAGGCGATGGCGAGGGGGGCATTATGGCGACCCTGCGCGGTTGGGTGGCATCGTATCTATTCAGCGAAGCGGGCGCGAGCGGCGAAAGCCCCAATCAAATTGTCCTTTTGCGCGATGAAGATGGCGATGGTGCTGCCGAAAAGCAGGTTGTGATCCGCGAAGAAGGCCTCGATTCGCCGTCTGGTATGAGCTGGCGCGATGGCACGCTGTATGTTGCCAACCATAACGCCGTGCTGGCGTTCGATTATGAACTGGGTAGCGAAACTGTCAGCGGAAAGGGGCTCAAGCTCATGGATTTGCCAGCAGGCGGCGGACACTGGATGCGCAACATGGAGATCCACCCAGAGAAAAACGTGCTGTATGTCGCAGTCGGATCAGTCAGCAATATCGGCGAAAGCGGAATGGCTGTCGAAGAAGGCCGCGCGATGATTTGGGAATACGATCTTGAATCAGGAAGTCCGCGGCAGTTCGCCGTCGGGTTGCGCAATCCGAACGGCCTCGATTTCAGCCCTTGGTCGGGCGAGCTTTGGACCACCGTGAATGAACGCGATATGCTGGGGTCGGACCTCGTGCCTGATTATCTTACCAATGTGCCGATCGGCGCGCAGTATGGTTGGCCATGGCTCTATTACAAAGAAAATATCGATCGCCGGGTAAAGACGCCTATGCCGGCATATCTTATGGAATATACTCGCAATCCTGAATTTGCGCTTGGCCCGCATGTCGCTGCTCTTGGGTTGGTATTCACCAAAGAAGGGCACCGCATGGGCAATAAAATGGCCAGCGGCGCCTTTATTGCGCGCCACGGATCATGGAACCGCAAACCGCCATCGGGATATGATGTCGTCTATGTGGAGTTTGATGCTCTTGGCAATCCGATTGGCAAACCGGTTACTGTTCTCGGCGGGTTCCTGAATGACGATGGCACCACCAAAGGCCGCCCGACATGGGTGGAGTGGGCCTCTGACGGATCGCTGCTTGTATCGGATGATACCGCCGGAATTATCTGGCGTGCTGTTGCGCCGGATGCAGATGCGGGTGAAGGGATCGTACAGATATCAGGGAAATCTTTGCCGCCGCAGCGCGAATTGCGTGATCCACGCGCCAGTTTCGAAGAAGATTACCTGCGTCGTCAGGCCGGACAGGCCATCGAGTAA
- a CDS encoding DUF815 domain-containing protein has protein sequence MSDPTDPLERIARALERLAPAPAAAADWQTHPAYVWDGQSARRLSAIEAPRLDQLQAIDPQKSLVYDNIHRLARGYAAHDMLLWGARGMGKSALLRGVVKQVQVEAPMALGLVQVAPDALSSLPQLFDALSPVKRQFVIFIDDLGFAEDDTVGPRRLRSWLEGGVEARSANCRLAVTSNRRAILARQAKEQDPDSGDSALNMRDAIDDKLALADRFGLSVGFHPCGKQDYISIVRAYADPLGLSFAEEDALAWAMGRGQRSGRAAWQYVVDLAGKAGKTVR, from the coding sequence GTGAGTGATCCCACAGATCCTCTTGAACGGATAGCGCGGGCTTTGGAAAGGCTCGCCCCTGCGCCCGCGGCGGCGGCCGATTGGCAAACGCACCCGGCCTATGTCTGGGATGGACAATCAGCGCGCAGATTGTCTGCGATCGAAGCGCCGCGCCTTGATCAATTGCAGGCAATCGATCCGCAAAAAAGCCTTGTCTATGATAACATCCACCGGCTTGCCCGGGGATATGCCGCGCACGACATGTTGTTGTGGGGCGCGCGCGGGATGGGAAAATCAGCCCTTTTGCGCGGCGTGGTAAAACAGGTTCAGGTTGAAGCGCCCATGGCCCTCGGCCTGGTTCAGGTTGCACCCGATGCGTTGTCTTCTTTGCCGCAGCTGTTTGACGCGCTTTCGCCCGTGAAAAGACAGTTTGTGATTTTTATCGACGATCTTGGCTTTGCCGAAGATGACACCGTCGGCCCGCGCCGATTGCGCAGCTGGCTCGAAGGCGGGGTTGAAGCGCGCTCTGCCAATTGCCGATTGGCGGTAACTTCAAACCGCAGAGCGATCCTCGCCCGACAGGCAAAAGAACAGGACCCCGATAGCGGTGATAGCGCGCTGAACATGCGCGATGCGATCGATGATAAGCTGGCGTTGGCCGACAGGTTCGGATTGTCGGTGGGATTTCATCCATGCGGAAAGCAAGATTATATCAGCATTGTCCGGGCCTATGCCGATCCGCTCGGCCTCAGTTTTGCCGAGGAAGACGCGCTCGCCTGGGCTATGGGACGCGGTCAAAGGTCAGGTCGCGCAGCGTGGCAATATGTCGTCGATCTCGCCGGCAAGGCCGGAAAAACCGTGCGATAA
- a CDS encoding acyl-CoA dehydrogenase yields MTPYTPPTQDQLLAIRVNAGIEEIAASEKFAHAEPDLVEAIVDGVGQFAAGEFAPLNRIGDLEGAKLENGVVRLPDGFKEAYDSYVEQGWNAIASPEAHGGQGLPFTLSCNVLENLGAANMAFCLLPMLSVGSIEALEHHGSKDQQAKYLPDLVSGKWSGTMNLTEPAAGSDVGALRSTAVPIEDGEHAGKYRITGQKIYITWGEHELAENIIHLVLARLPDAPEGSRGISLLVVPKYHVNDDGSLGNRNDLRCVSLEHKLGINASPTCVMSYGDNGECIGEIVGEPNRGLMAMFTMMNNARINVGNQGSQIAERATQQAVAYAADRVQSARAGSPDKNPVAIIEHPDVRRMILRMKALTEGSRALLYYCAGQVDRGTIGNTDARNRAEILVPLLKAWGTDIGVEVAGIGIQIHGGMGFVEETGAAQHWRDSRIAPIYEGTNGIQAADLVTRKLGLEGGEAMIGLFEEIARDAADETTLAALATDCAHIARWMRDEASLDDRLAGSVPFCTMAAVAVAGWQLMKQVKAVAGGAAPSLAETKPVTARFFIDRIVPEAHGLKAGAIGGSDLLYSIPSSSLAG; encoded by the coding sequence GTGACCCCTTATACGCCCCCCACCCAAGACCAGCTGCTCGCCATCCGTGTGAATGCAGGGATCGAAGAAATCGCAGCTTCTGAGAAATTCGCCCATGCGGAACCCGACTTGGTCGAAGCAATCGTTGATGGTGTGGGCCAGTTTGCGGCGGGCGAATTTGCCCCGCTTAACCGGATCGGCGATCTTGAGGGGGCGAAACTGGAAAATGGTGTTGTGCGATTGCCCGACGGTTTCAAAGAAGCCTACGATTCCTATGTCGAGCAGGGATGGAATGCGATTGCCTCTCCCGAAGCGCATGGGGGGCAGGGCCTGCCCTTTACGCTGTCCTGCAACGTGCTCGAAAATCTTGGTGCGGCAAATATGGCATTTTGCCTTCTGCCGATGCTGTCTGTGGGTTCGATCGAAGCGTTGGAGCATCACGGCAGCAAAGATCAGCAGGCAAAGTATCTCCCCGATCTGGTCAGCGGCAAATGGTCGGGCACAATGAACCTGACAGAGCCCGCCGCAGGCAGCGATGTGGGCGCATTGCGATCCACTGCCGTCCCGATCGAAGACGGCGAACATGCGGGCAAATACCGCATCACCGGCCAAAAGATCTACATCACCTGGGGTGAGCACGAGCTGGCTGAAAACATCATCCACCTGGTACTCGCGCGTTTGCCTGATGCACCAGAAGGGTCACGCGGGATTTCTTTGCTCGTTGTTCCCAAATATCACGTGAATGACGATGGTTCGCTGGGCAATCGCAACGATCTGCGCTGCGTCAGCCTTGAACACAAGCTGGGCATCAACGCATCGCCCACTTGTGTCATGAGCTATGGCGATAATGGCGAATGCATCGGAGAAATCGTGGGCGAGCCCAATCGCGGGTTGATGGCCATGTTCACGATGATGAACAATGCACGCATCAATGTCGGCAACCAAGGCAGCCAGATCGCGGAACGGGCAACCCAGCAAGCGGTGGCTTACGCTGCGGACCGGGTCCAGTCCGCACGCGCCGGATCACCCGACAAGAACCCCGTGGCGATTATCGAGCACCCCGATGTGCGGCGTATGATCCTGCGGATGAAAGCGCTTACCGAAGGCTCGCGTGCGCTCCTGTATTATTGCGCCGGTCAGGTAGACCGCGGAACGATTGGCAATACCGATGCCAGAAACCGCGCCGAAATCCTCGTCCCGCTGCTCAAAGCATGGGGCACTGATATCGGTGTCGAAGTTGCTGGGATCGGAATTCAGATTCACGGCGGTATGGGGTTCGTTGAAGAAACCGGTGCAGCACAGCATTGGCGTGATTCGCGCATTGCCCCGATTTATGAAGGCACCAACGGTATTCAGGCGGCCGATCTGGTGACGCGCAAGCTCGGCCTTGAAGGCGGAGAGGCGATGATTGGCCTGTTTGAAGAGATCGCGCGCGATGCCGCCGATGAAACAACGCTTGCCGCGCTGGCAACAGATTGCGCGCATATCGCCCGCTGGATGCGTGACGAAGCCAGCCTCGATGATCGGCTCGCCGGTAGCGTCCCGTTTTGCACTATGGCCGCAGTGGCCGTGGCGGGGTGGCAATTGATGAAACAGGTCAAAGCGGTGGCCGGCGGCGCAGCGCCTTCGCTGGCAGAAACAAAGCCGGTTACGGCGCGGTTCTTCATCGACCGGATTGTACCGGAGGCCCACGGCCTGAAAGCCGGAGCAATCGGCGGATCAGATCTGCTTTACTCCATCCCCAGCTCCAGCCTCGCCGGTTGA
- a CDS encoding L-threonylcarbamoyladenylate synthase encodes MSGKNVTEVVLADAAGIARAAAILESGGLVAVPTETVYGLAARADSAEAVARIYAAKGRPDFNPLIVHVRDEEQAKQYGDFPLAALQLGARHWPGPLTMVVPLRDNHGLAKAVTAGLPTVALRVPAHPVMQDLLKAVSVPLAAPSANRSGFISPTKANHVLASLDGRIDLVLDAGPARSGVESTIVAVREDGSIEELRPGPIEFDKNAGSSGRDRSIEAPGQLASHYSPGKPVRLNAANAEPDEFWIGFGGDPGAGFRGCNLSLAADLNQAASRLYDCLHQGAASDKPRIAIAPVPNTGIGRAINDRLRRAATPVD; translated from the coding sequence ATGAGCGGCAAGAACGTTACGGAAGTGGTGCTGGCAGACGCGGCAGGGATTGCGCGGGCTGCGGCGATTCTGGAATCGGGCGGGCTTGTCGCGGTGCCGACCGAGACGGTTTATGGCCTTGCTGCGCGTGCCGATAGCGCGGAGGCCGTGGCCAGGATCTATGCGGCAAAGGGCCGTCCCGATTTCAACCCTCTGATCGTGCATGTGAGGGATGAAGAGCAGGCAAAACAATACGGCGACTTCCCATTGGCAGCGCTGCAATTGGGTGCGCGCCATTGGCCTGGCCCGCTAACGATGGTCGTTCCGCTTCGTGACAATCACGGGCTTGCAAAGGCTGTGACTGCTGGCCTGCCCACAGTCGCACTGCGGGTACCGGCGCATCCGGTGATGCAGGACTTGCTGAAAGCGGTATCGGTTCCGCTCGCTGCGCCATCTGCCAATCGCAGCGGCTTTATAAGTCCAACCAAAGCCAATCACGTGCTGGCTTCGCTTGATGGCCGGATTGACCTCGTGCTTGATGCAGGGCCGGCGCGTTCAGGTGTTGAATCGACCATCGTCGCGGTTCGAGAAGATGGTTCGATCGAGGAGCTTCGGCCCGGCCCAATCGAGTTCGACAAGAACGCCGGATCATCGGGCCGTGATAGATCAATTGAGGCACCCGGACAGCTCGCAAGCCATTACTCGCCCGGCAAACCGGTGCGCCTGAATGCGGCCAACGCTGAGCCTGATGAGTTCTGGATCGGGTTTGGCGGCGATCCTGGCGCCGGTTTTCGTGGCTGCAATCTGTCTTTGGCAGCCGATCTAAATCAAGCAGCCTCGCGCCTATACGATTGCCTGCATCAGGGGGCAGCATCGGATAAACCCCGTATTGCCATCGCGCCGGTACCAAACACCGGAATCGGCCGGGCTATCAATGATCGTTTGCGCCGCGCGGCAACACCGGTCGATTAA